From a single Caloenas nicobarica isolate bCalNic1 chromosome 12, bCalNic1.hap1, whole genome shotgun sequence genomic region:
- the MAMLD1 gene encoding mastermind-like domain-containing protein 1 — MLLVSQRVEAPRMEPHIPLQGSIKRKLEDDSSPASGGVPDVIFPNDSKRLCLDDVNLAMGQGANPNVACPEIQSSPFSTSHSSSSLGVAGHSVLLENNHMNGGGIGSPFSVPPNTEINQKASIGGQNNNIVHYDEKGNSLQSVDQELQDLLEELTKMPDPSPSDLDLEKILCSKAEEPLGLSHSQPSISTPPKSSPQTSHLENHVANKDFSPGCNPASGGSPQMRPSSAGANFQVPPSNKPAASPISTAAQGKNQPPPMLPVPLPNIPGSNWHAQQLKQLAASKQVSTTKQPVQASSWPALSPPGLSPPYRTGSSPHHQPFSPQNVMVSGMPANNLPGNNIQSPQNTLLSSMTSSSTPSNGPSPPYGSEKLSSPALNQQPFSPQSSMLPTLTAASLPANNIKSPQNNLVGSMASTNTGPSPPYRPEKLSSPALHQQPFSPQGTLISNITPNSNPTSMQSSLFKSMTTNQSKNMNIIMQQPSSSLQPGLVNESPVSQDQFSFNNTKPLSHFASESAPQKMSPLSAGQGQQSLMHYLQQQQSPAPQPAQQPSNSQFLQQQFRQLMQPHRMQRHVQPAALPSQSRQDQNAGIVARLQEPGSIPSGGSVTAPATVNGYTMRNHLLKQQIMKRQLMQEKQRQNMLGVTSEQRSLFAAQQLNQFQAVQQPLAADCSQVMPAPPPNHRMLPSNPAMLQSSLGSGMAPATASQSSGTVVMIPHNPGKQQEIFPPNSDFNIPLRPSQNSLGMNSGCQTVHSHSAVRPGMPMAGFSSGSLANHSATQQHLRQPSMPRIPNVYPSSSAQMWTPTAVPRMPNQSQMDTSMQQFSGNALFSKQSVRPSAPGQQFSQQPVVPPNQIAPGVQVRQMQKLSMGQSGQGLSSMSNQNLRHNLTRGPLPAMNVMKSMPQGVSGFNQLNPASGLGPPSYPAAGQPPDAFPRMSAAAELPQYDFVSQHGGSVLPTNCSDTDFLDSLMKNSSSNDEEWLNNLTMIDDILGQHAQSSGHV; from the exons ttacagggatccattaaaagaaaactggaagatGATAGCTCTCCTGCCTCCGGTGGCGTGCCTGATGTCATTTTCCCAAATGACAGTAAAAGACTTTGTCTTGATGACGTGAACCTTGCTATGGGCCAAGGTGCCAATCCCAATGTGGCATGTCCAGAAATACAAAGTTCTCCGTTCTCCACCAGTCACAGCTCTTCTTCCCTGGGTGTCGCAGGTCACTCAGTGCTCCTTGAAAATAATCACATGAATGGTGGTGGCATTGGTTCCCCATTTTCAGTGCCACCCAACACGGAAATAAATCAGAAGGCATCAATAGGAGGGCAAAACAATAACATCGTCCACTATGATGAGAAAGGAAACAGCTTACAGTCTGTGGACCAGGAGCTGCAAGATCTGTTGGAAGAGCTGACAAAAATGCCTGATCCTTCACCCAGTGACCTGGATCTGGAGAAGATTTTGTGCAGCAAGGCTGAAGAACCACTTGGGCTGAGTCATTCTCAACCAAGCATAAGCACCCCTCCAAAGTCCTCCCCACAGACTTCCCACTTGGAGAACCATGTTGCTAACAAGGatttttctccaggctgcaaTCCAGCCAGTGGAGGATCTCCTCAGATGAGGCCGTCCTCTGCTGGAGCTAACTTCCAAGTTCCTCCCTCAAACAAACCTGCTGCATCACCCATCTCTACAGCAGCTCAGGGCAAGAACCAGCCACCACCTATGCTTCCAGTCCCCTTACCCAATATACCCGGCTCCAACTGGCATGCTCAGCAGCTAAAGCAGCTGGCAGCTAGCAAGCAGGTGTCTACTACTAAGCAGCCAGTACAGGCTTCCAGCTGGCCAGCTCTGTCTCCTCCTGGTCTCTCTCCGCCTTACAGGACAGGATCATCCCCACACCATCAGCCTTTCAGTCCTCAGAATGTTATGGTGTCTGGCATGCCTGCTAATAATTTACCGGGAAACAACATTCAGAGTCCTCAAAACACTCTGCTTTCAAGCATGACTTCCAGCAGCACCCCATCCAATGGCCCCTCTCCTCCTTATGGGTCTGAGAAGCTTTCCAGTCCGGCTCTGAACCAGCAGCCCTTCAGCCCGCAGAGCTCCATGCTGCCCACCCTGACAGCAGCCAGCTTACCAGCCAACAACATTAAAAGTCCACAGAACAACTTGGTTGGCAGCATGGCCTCCACAAATACTGGACCTTCTCCACCATACAGACCAGAAAAGCTGTCAAGCCCAGCTCTGCATCAGCAGCCCTTCAGTCCTCAAGGTACATTAATCTCCAACATCACTCCAAACAGCAACCCCACAAGCATGCAGAGCTCGCTTTTTAAATCAATGACTACAAACCAGTCCAAAAATATGAACATAATTATGCAACAGCCATCCAGTAGCTTGCAGCCAGGTCTGGTGAATGAGAGCCCTGTTAGCCAAGAccagttttctttcaataaCACCAAACCACTGTCTCACTTTGCCTCGGAGTCAGCTCCTCAAAAGATGTCACCTCTGTCGGCAGGCCAAGGGCAGCAGTCTCTCATGCACtatctccagcagcagcagtccccagccccgcagccggcccagcagcccagcaacagccagtttctccagcagcagtttcGGCAGCTGATGCAGCCCCATCGGATGCAGAGACACGTGCAGCCTGCCGCCTTGCCTTCTCAAAGCAGACAG GATCAAAATGCTGGAATTGTTGCCAGACTTCAGGAGCCGGGCTCCATCCCAAGCGGAGGCTCCGTGACGGCACCAGCCACGGTGAATGGGTACACGATGAGGAACCATTTACTGAAGCAGCAAATAATGAAACGACAGCTGATGCAG gaaaagcagagacaaaacaTGCTGGGAGTAACATCTGAGCAGAGGAGTTTGTTTGCAGCTCAGCAATTAAATCAGTTCCAAG ctgtgcagcagcccCTTGCCGCTGACTGCAGCCAGGTGATGCCGGCTCCTCCGCCCAACCACCGCATGCTGCCGTCGAACCCAGCCATGCTCCAGAGCTCCTTGGGCTCTGGCATGGCCCCGGCCACCGCCAGCCAGAGCAGCGGGACCGTGGTGATGATTCCACACAACCCTGGCAAGCAGCAGGAGATTTTTCCACCTAATTCTGACTTTAACATCCCGCTGCGGCCGAGCCAGAACTCACTGGGCATGAACTCGGGGTGCCAGACAGTACACAGCCACTCTGCTGTGCGGCCGGGGATGCCGATGGCAGGCTTCAGTTCCGGTTCCTTAGCGAATCACTCTGCAACTCAGCAGCACTTGAGGCAGCCGAGTATGCCAAGAATCCCCAACGTCTACCCCAGCTCATCTGCCCAGATGTGGACGCCGACCGCCGTGCCAAGAATGCCAAATCAAAGCCAAATGGATACCAGCATGCAGCAGTTCTCCGGTAACGCCCTCTTCTCCAAGCAGAGCGTGAGGCCGAGCGCACCGGGTCAGCAGTTCTCCCAGCAGCCCGTCGTGCCGCCTAATCAGATCGCTCCCGGCGTCCAGGTCAGACAGATGCAAAAACTGAGCATGGGGCAGTCTGGCCAGGGCTTGAGCTCAATGAGTAATCAGAACTTGAGACACAATTTAACCAGAGGACCGTTGCCAGCTATGAATGTTATGAAATCAATGCCACAAGGAGTGTCCGGTTTTAACCAGCTCAATCCTGCCTCGGGCCTCGGCCCGCCCAGCTACCCGGCCGCCGGCCAGCCACCCGATGCCTTCCCCAGGATGAGCGCGGCGGCCGAGCTGCCGCAGTATGACTTTGTGTCCCAGCACGGCGGCTCCGTCCTGCCCACCAACTGCAGCGACACCGACTTCCTCGACTCCCTCatgaagaacagcagcagcaacgaCGAGGAGTGGTTGAACAATCTGACAATGATAGATGACATTTTGGGACAGCACGCTCAAAGCTCTGGACACGTTTAG